From a single Actinomycetes bacterium genomic region:
- a CDS encoding ATP-binding cassette domain-containing protein: protein MENKAIQVKGLQKSYKQLHVLRDVGFEVEKGSVFALLGSNGAGKTTIVKILTTLLKPDAGKAVVNGFDVITKAINVRKSISLTGQFTAVDEILTGRENLIMIAKLRHLRNPCLAADDLLKRFGLADAADRKVSTYSGGMGRKLDIAMSLIGKPQLIFLDEPTTGLDPEARIEVWKIVKELTDSGTTVFLTTQYLEEAEQLAERIAILHEGRIIANGTLAELKKMFPPAKLEYVEKQPNLEEIFLSIIGKREEK from the coding sequence ATGGAAAACAAAGCAATTCAAGTGAAGGGACTGCAAAAGTCCTATAAGCAACTTCATGTTCTAAGGGATGTGGGTTTTGAAGTAGAAAAGGGTAGTGTTTTCGCACTGCTCGGCTCCAACGGTGCGGGAAAAACAACGATTGTCAAAATTCTCACCACTCTGCTCAAACCAGACGCAGGAAAGGCTGTCGTAAACGGATTCGATGTCATAACAAAGGCCATTAATGTGCGGAAGTCAATCAGTCTGACCGGGCAATTTACCGCTGTGGATGAGATTTTAACCGGACGGGAGAATCTGATTATGATTGCGAAACTGCGGCACCTGAGAAATCCGTGCCTGGCAGCGGATGATTTGCTTAAACGCTTCGGTTTGGCCGACGCTGCCGACCGTAAGGTATCCACTTATTCGGGGGGCATGGGGCGCAAGCTAGACATTGCCATGAGCCTTATAGGAAAACCACAGCTCATTTTCCTCGATGAACCGACCACCGGACTTGACCCTGAGGCGCGCATTGAGGTTTGGAAGATTGTCAAAGAGCTTACCGACAGTGGCACTACGGTATTCCTGACAACGCAGTATTTGGAGGAGGCCGAGCAACTTGCCGAACGGATTGCCATTCTGCACGAAGGCAGAATTATCGCCAATGGCACGCTCGCGGAACTGAAAAAGATGTTCCCGCCAGCAAAGTTGGAGTATGTGGAAAAACAGCCGAATTTAGAGGAGATATTTCTCTCCATCATTGGCAAAAGGGAGGAAAAGTAA
- a CDS encoding pentapeptide repeat-containing protein, with product MNEKLNRYLNGVFAPYDGVKSVAELKADLLSDLQERFRELKDEGKDDETAFEMTIDSIGDIEQTVQEVANVSRSLERQVLTNLSASNLPKSDFAGVTAHKGKFESSALRGSDFTGADLTGSSFAGSDVREANFDGANLTDCNLSAIDLTGASFHQSILVRTNFSKSGLAGVKFIGTKLTDVNLTMTDLRKTTFKSCIFEGVDFKSSDLRGLRLDGLNFIGVKFDQAALNEVTFKGATLKNVSFHPAYTFSNKYYRAIKTICFDSSMMDKLTYAVLKGMDANLSKVTVI from the coding sequence ATGAACGAAAAATTAAACCGGTATTTGAACGGCGTTTTTGCGCCTTATGATGGAGTAAAAAGCGTCGCTGAACTTAAGGCCGACCTGCTATCCGATTTGCAGGAACGGTTCCGTGAACTCAAAGATGAGGGAAAAGATGATGAAACAGCCTTTGAGATGACCATTGACAGCATTGGCGACATCGAACAAACGGTACAGGAGGTCGCCAATGTCTCTCGCTCACTGGAACGGCAGGTACTGACAAACTTAAGCGCGAGCAACCTGCCAAAGAGCGACTTTGCAGGAGTTACCGCACATAAAGGAAAATTTGAATCGAGTGCGTTACGCGGCTCCGACTTTACAGGCGCGGATTTGACCGGCAGCTCGTTTGCAGGCAGTGATGTGCGCGAAGCCAATTTTGACGGGGCAAATCTGACAGACTGCAACTTGTCTGCTATTGACCTTACGGGAGCGAGCTTCCATCAATCAATCCTTGTGCGTACCAATTTCAGCAAGTCGGGATTGGCAGGAGTAAAATTTATAGGTACAAAACTGACAGACGTTAACCTGACCATGACCGATCTCAGAAAAACAACCTTTAAAAGCTGTATCTTTGAAGGAGTGGACTTCAAGTCCTCTGATCTGCGGGGGTTGCGCCTGGACGGACTGAATTTTATTGGTGTAAAGTTTGACCAGGCGGCGCTGAACGAAGTTACGTTTAAGGGTGCGACACTTAAAAATGTATCCTTCCATCCGGCGTATACCTTCTCTAATAAATACTACCGTGCTATTAAAACCATTTGCTTTGACAGCTCGATGATGGATAAGCTGACTTACGCCGTACTCAAAGGAATGGATGCCAATTTATCAAAAGTTACTGTTATATAA